In a genomic window of Gossypium arboreum isolate Shixiya-1 chromosome 7, ASM2569848v2, whole genome shotgun sequence:
- the LOC108481609 gene encoding putative axial regulator YABBY 2 isoform X1 has protein sequence MSMDLTSERVWYVHCNFCNTILAVSVPCNSAFNIVTVRCGHCANLLSVNMGTSLQTVPSQDAQKQQITIDEDHSNKECGSSSKCNKFSAVDSTEQEATRMPPIRPPEKRQRVPSAYNRFIKEEIQRIKASNPDISHREAFSTAAKNWAHFPHIHFGLKLEGSKQAKLDQGYADQGSQKSNGYC, from the exons ATGTCAATGGACTTGACATCTGAACGTGTTTGGTATGTTCACTGCAACTTCTGCAACACCATTTTAGCG GTTAGTGTTCCATGCAACAGTGCGTTCAACATCGTGACTGTTAGATGTGGGCATTGTGCCAATCTGCTGTCTGTAAATATGGGAACTTCACTTCAAACAGTTCCCAGTCAAGATGCTCAG AAACAGCAGATAACCATTGATGAAGATCATTCAAATAAGGAATGTGGATCCTCTTCCAAATGCAACAAGTTTTCTGCAGTTGATTCTACAGAGCAAGAAGCAACTAGAATGCCACCTATTCGCC CCCCTGAGAAGAGACAACGTGTTCCTTCTGCATATAACAGGTTCATTAA GGAGGAAATCCAAAGGATCAAAGCTAGTAATCCAGACATCAGTCACAGGGAAGCTTTCAGCACAGCAGCAAAAAAT TGGGCACATTTTCCTCACATTCACTTTGGGCTAAAGCTGGAGGGAAGCAAGCAAGCAAAACTTGACCAGGGATATGCAGATCAGGGTTCTCAAAAGTCTAATGGGTACTGCTGA
- the LOC108481609 gene encoding putative axial regulator YABBY 2 isoform X2 codes for MSMDLTSERVWYVHCNFCNTILAVSVPCNSAFNIVTVRCGHCANLLSVNMGTSLQTVPSQDAQQITIDEDHSNKECGSSSKCNKFSAVDSTEQEATRMPPIRPPEKRQRVPSAYNRFIKEEIQRIKASNPDISHREAFSTAAKNWAHFPHIHFGLKLEGSKQAKLDQGYADQGSQKSNGYC; via the exons ATGTCAATGGACTTGACATCTGAACGTGTTTGGTATGTTCACTGCAACTTCTGCAACACCATTTTAGCG GTTAGTGTTCCATGCAACAGTGCGTTCAACATCGTGACTGTTAGATGTGGGCATTGTGCCAATCTGCTGTCTGTAAATATGGGAACTTCACTTCAAACAGTTCCCAGTCAAGATGCTCAG CAGATAACCATTGATGAAGATCATTCAAATAAGGAATGTGGATCCTCTTCCAAATGCAACAAGTTTTCTGCAGTTGATTCTACAGAGCAAGAAGCAACTAGAATGCCACCTATTCGCC CCCCTGAGAAGAGACAACGTGTTCCTTCTGCATATAACAGGTTCATTAA GGAGGAAATCCAAAGGATCAAAGCTAGTAATCCAGACATCAGTCACAGGGAAGCTTTCAGCACAGCAGCAAAAAAT TGGGCACATTTTCCTCACATTCACTTTGGGCTAAAGCTGGAGGGAAGCAAGCAAGCAAAACTTGACCAGGGATATGCAGATCAGGGTTCTCAAAAGTCTAATGGGTACTGCTGA